A single window of Ammospiza caudacuta isolate bAmmCau1 chromosome Z, bAmmCau1.pri, whole genome shotgun sequence DNA harbors:
- the RNF20 gene encoding E3 ubiquitin-protein ligase BRE1A, translating into MSGIGNKRTAGEPGPSAPPEKKAGVEDSGTTVETIKLGGVSSTEELDIRTLQTKNRKLAEMLDQRQAIEDELREHIEKLERRQATDDASLLIINRYWNQFDENIRIILKRFDLDQGLGDLLSERKALVVPEPEPDSDSNQERKDERERGEGLEPAFSFLATLASSTSEEIESQLQERVESSRRAVAQIVTMYDKLQEKVDVLSHKLNSGDISLMEEAVVELNTYLSHENGRLQELADVLQEKHRVMSQEFSKLQERVETAESRVSVLETMIDDLQWDIDKIRKREQRLNRHLADVLERVNSKGYKVYGAGSSLYGGTITINARKFEEMNAELEENKELAGNRLNELEELRQDLEEVTTQNEKLKVELRRAVEEAVKETPEYRCMQSQFSVLYNESLQLKAHLDEARTLLHGTRATHQRQVELIERDEVSLHKKLRTEVIQLEDTLAQVRKEYEMLRIEFEQTLAANEQAGPINREMRHLISSLQNHNHQLKGEVLRYKRKLREAQSDLSKIRSRSGSALLQSQSSTEDTKEEPAEIKQEPDDPSAPVPVPKAASEDVNEMKARRDEEERERERREREREREKEKEKEKEREREKEKEKEKEREREKQKQKESEKERESKEKEKGKHEDGRKKEAEVIKQLKAELKKAQESQKEMKLLLDMYRSAPKEQRDKVQLMAAEKKAKAELEELRQRVKELEDKEKKESKKMADEDALRKIRAVEEQIEYLQKKLAMAKQEEEALLSEMDVTGQAFEDMQEQNIRLMQQLREKDDANFKLMSERIKSNQIHKLLKEEKEELADQVLTLKTQVDAQLQVVRKLEEKEHLLQSSIGTGEKELGLRTQALEMNKRKAMDAAQLADDLKAQLELAQKKLHDFQEEIVENRVTREKEMFNFKRAEEDISRLRRKLETTKKPDMVPNCDEILMEEIKDYKARLTCPCCNMRKKDAVLTKCFHVFCFECVKTRYDTRQRKCPKCNAAFGANDFHRIYIG; encoded by the exons ATGTCTGGAATTGGCAATAAACGGACGGCTGGAGAGCCTGGCCCTTCTGCACCTCCGGAGAAGAAGGCAGGGGTTGAAGATTCGGGCACCACTGTGGAGACCATTAAACTTGGTGGTGTTTCTTCAACG gaggagctggacaTCCGGACCCTGCAGACCAAGAACCGGAAGCTGGCGGAGATGCTCGACCAGCGCCAGGCCATCGAAGATGAGCTTCGGGAGCACATTGAGAAGCTGGAGCGTCGGCAGGCCACCGACGATGCCTCCCTGCTGATCATCAACCGCTACTGGAATCAG TTTGATGAAAATATCCGCATCATCCTTAAACGCTTCGACCTGGACCAAGGTCTTGGAGATCTtttgtctgaaagaaaagcactgGTGGTGCCGGAACCTGAACCAGACTCTGACAGTAATCAGGAGCGCAAAGATGAGAGGGAACGAG GGGAAGGATTGGAGCCAGCATTCTCCTTCCTGGCCACTCTAGCCAGCAGTACCAGTGAGGAAATAGAATCTCAGCTGCAGGAGCGTGTGGAGTCCTCCCGCCGTGCTGTTGCCCAGATTGTGACAATGTATGACAAGCTGCAGGAGAAAGTGGATGTGCTGTCTCACAAGCTGAATAGTGGAG ATATTTCACTGATGGAAGAAGCAGTAGTGGAGCTGAATACCTACCTGTCACACGAGAATGGACGGCTGCAGGAACTGGCTGATGTTCTTCAGGAGAAGCACAGAGTCATGTCTCAGGAG TTCTCCAAGCTGCAAGAGAGGGTGGAGACAGCAGAATCCCGGGTGTCTGTCCTGGAGACCATGATTGATGACCTGCAGTGGGACATTGACAAGATCCGCAAGAGAGAGCAGAGGCTCAACCGCCACCTGGCCGACGTCCTGGAACGA GTAAATTCCAAAGGCTACAAGGTGtatggagctgggagcagcctctaTGGGGGAACAATTACCATTAATGCCCGCAAG TTTGAGGAGATGAATGCAGAGCTGGAAGAGAATAAAGAGCTTGCTGGGAATCGCCTTAATGAATTGGAGGAACTGCGTCAAGATCTTGAGGAAGTAACAACACAGAATGAAAAGCTCAAG GTTGAGCTGCGGCGGGCAGTGGAAGAGGCTGTGAAGGAGACCCCAGAATATCGTTGCATGCAGTCccagttttctgttttgtacaATGAGAGTCTGCAGCTGAAGGCACACCTTGACGAAGCCCGCACGCTGCTCCACGGCACCCGCGCCACGCACCAGCGCCAGGTGGAACTGATCGAG AGGGATgaggtcagccttcacaagaaGCTACGCACAGAGGTGATTCAGCTGGAGGACACCCTGGCACAAGTCCGCAAAGAGTATGAGATGTTGAGGATAGAGTTTGAACAGACACTTGCTGCCAATGAGCAAGCAG GTCCCATTAATCGGGAGATGCGTCACCTCATCAGCAGCCTCCAGAATCACAACCACCAGCTGAAGGGAGAGGTGCTGAGATACAAGCGCAAACTGAGAGAGGCCCAATCTGACCTGAGCAAG ATCCGCTCTCGCAGTGGCAGTGCTCTCCTCCAGTCCCAGTCCAGCACTGAAGACACAAAGGAGGAACCTGCAGAGATCAAGCAGGAGCCTGATGATCCTTCTGCCCCAGTGCCTGTTCCCAAGGCTGCTTCTGAAGATGTTAATGAGATGAAGGCCAGGCGAGATGAAGAGGAACGGGAGCGGGAGAGacgggaaagggagagggaacgagagaaggaaaaggagaaggagaaagagagagaacgagaaaaagagaaagagaaggaaaaggagcgggagcgggaaaagcagaagcaaaaggaatcagagaaggagagagagtccaaagagaaggagaaagggaagcaTGAAGATGGAAGAAAGAAGGAGGCTGAAGTGATCAAGCAGCTGAAGGCTGAGCTCAA GAAGGCCCAGGAGAGCCAGAAGGAAATGAAACTGTTGCTAGATATGTACCGCTCTGCCCCTAAAGAGCAGAGAGACAAAGTGCAGCTCATGGCAGCTGAGAAGAAGGCAAAAGCTGAG CTTGAAGAACTGAGGCAGAGGGTGAAAGAATTggaagacaaggaaaaaaaggagagtaAGAAGATGGCTGATGAGGATGCCCTCCGCAAGATCCGAGCAGTGGAAGAACAGATTGAATATTTACAGAAGAAACTTGCCATGGCTAAGCAG GAGGAAGAGGCCCTGCTTTCAGAAATGGATGTCACGGGCCAAGCCTTTGAAGACATGCAAGAGCAGAACATCCGCCTGATGCAGCAGCTGCGGGAGAAGGATGATGCCAACTTCAAGCTGATGTCAGAACGTATCAAGTCCAACCAGATCCATAAGCTgctgaaagaggaaaaggaggagctAGCAGATCAAGTTTTGACACTGAAAACACAG GTGGATGCCCAGCTGCAGGTGGTGCGTaagctggaggagaaggaacacctactgcagagcagcattggaacaggagagaaggagctggggctgcgaACACAGGCTCTGGAGATGAACAAACGCAAG GCCATGGATGCAGCCCAGCTTGCAGATGATCTGAAGGCCCAGCTAGAGCTGGCTCAGAAGAAGTTACATGATTTTCAGGAAGAGATTGTGGAAAACAGAGTAACTAGAGAGAAAGAGATGTTCAACTTCAAAAGGGCTGAG GAAGATATTTCTAGGTTGCGCAGGAAGCTGGAGACCACAAAGAAGCCTGACATGGTTCCCAACTGTGATGAGATCTTGATGGAGGAAATCAAGGATTACAAG GCCCGCCTGACGTGCCCGTGCTGCAACATGCGCAAGAAGGACGCGGTGCTCACCAAGTGCTTCCACGTCTTTTGCTTTGAGTGCGTGAAGACGCGCTATGACACCCGGCAGCGCAAGTGCCCCAAGTGCAACGCGGCCTTTGGGGCCAACGACTTCCACAGGATCTACATTGGCTGA